One Nitrospirota bacterium genomic region harbors:
- the miaA gene encoding tRNA (adenosine(37)-N6)-dimethylallyltransferase MiaA, translating to MTGGLFTSRVSRLTTELKPVVVIAGPTAVGKSRIGVLLAQALGTEVLTADSRQVYRGMDIGMDKPSLDERRGIPHRLIDLVEPDEPFNAGLFRRRALAEIERLYEEGRVPLVVGGTGLYIRTLLRGLWDGPVADWSLRARLMETARAEGPESLHRELARVDPESAGRLHPRDQVKIIRALEVHHLSGRPLSEAHRAHSFGERPFSPLLLGLTRERASLYRRIEARVEEQLAKGLVEETGRLLDRGYGRHLGSMKGLGYRQIAGYLAGEYSYEEAVRRLKRDTRHFAKRQLTWFRKEPGLVWVRIEERESPEQVAARLLELVERFLSELAASVRSGAGPAATGTDGR from the coding sequence ATGACCGGCGGCCTGTTCACGTCTCGCGTCTCACGGCTCACGACGGAGCTCAAGCCCGTCGTGGTCATTGCCGGACCGACGGCGGTGGGCAAGAGCCGGATCGGCGTCCTGCTCGCGCAGGCGCTGGGCACCGAGGTGCTGACCGCGGACTCCCGCCAGGTCTATCGCGGGATGGACATCGGGATGGACAAGCCGAGCCTCGACGAGCGTCGGGGGATCCCGCACCGGCTGATCGATCTCGTGGAGCCGGACGAACCGTTCAACGCCGGCCTGTTTCGACGCCGGGCGCTCGCGGAGATCGAGCGGCTCTACGAGGAGGGCCGGGTTCCGCTGGTGGTCGGGGGGACGGGGCTGTACATTCGCACCCTCCTTCGGGGGTTGTGGGACGGCCCCGTGGCAGATTGGAGCCTGCGGGCGAGGCTGATGGAAACGGCGCGGGCGGAGGGGCCGGAGTCGCTCCATCGGGAGCTGGCTCGCGTGGATCCGGAATCGGCCGGCCGGCTGCATCCGCGCGACCAGGTGAAGATCATCCGGGCGCTGGAGGTTCACCACCTCTCGGGCCGTCCGCTCTCGGAAGCCCATCGCGCCCATTCGTTTGGCGAGCGACCCTTCTCGCCCCTGCTCCTCGGCCTGACCCGGGAGCGGGCCAGCCTCTATCGCCGTATCGAAGCCCGGGTGGAGGAGCAGTTAGCCAAGGGACTGGTGGAAGAGACGGGGCGGCTGCTCGACCGGGGCTACGGACGGCACTTGGGCTCCATGAAGGGGTTGGGCTACCGGCAGATCGCCGGCTATCTGGCCGGCGAGTACTCCTACGAGGAGGCGGTGCGGCGGCTCAAGCGGGACACCAGACATTTCGCCAAACGGCAGCTCACCTGGTTCCGCAAGGAGCCGGGTCTGGTCTGGGTGAGGATCGAAGAGCGGGAGTCGCCGGAGCAGGTTGCGGCCAGGCTATTGGAACTGGTCGAGCGGTTCCTTTCGGAGCTGGCGGCCTCGGTCAGGTCCGGAGCCGGGCCGGCGGCGACCGGCACGGACGGTCGGTAA
- the mutL gene encoding DNA mismatch repair endonuclease MutL, translated as MTGGPGKIHVLPADVAGRIAAGEVVERPAAVVRELIDNSLDAGAAKITVEVTDSGLGVIRVTDDGEGMTKDDARLAFQRHATSKLRSERDLWAITTLGFRGEALPSIAAVSNINLVTARRQDSIGTRLVATGGVVTKVEEAAAAPGTQIEVADLFYNTPARKKFLKSKATEFSHICQAVQQAALAWPLVHVRLRHNGQDVSEYAAAASWKDRALQVYGAGALKQFLEIRGERAGVRLEGLAVDPNQTRAARTPQDLFVNRRAVKNPTVAHAIYDGYGAALAKGRHPRYVLFLEVDPGRVDVNVHPAKREVRFADQDLVHQVVRQAVHSALGGPQTEPAGPGTEPVSWGETSRRPSPAPYHQWTAVGGEQARLHLTHGQPEPSKDGAGHAGTASEAAVPYAAGPSGAFGWEVVPLGQIARTFLIAQVGPELQVIDQHTAHERVLFERLWRAWTSQTVASQPLLISEPIELPPDRASLLQRHLADLEKLGLAIEPFGTSAFVIRAVPALLGHLDYGSLVQDLLEDLSEWSSTSSLDARVRPVLASLACHGAVRAGRGMELAESRRLIEEWVGEGLPMTCPHGRRIALRLPEEELARIFGR; from the coding sequence GTGACCGGCGGCCCCGGCAAGATTCATGTCCTGCCGGCCGACGTCGCGGGTCGGATCGCCGCGGGCGAAGTCGTCGAGCGTCCCGCCGCGGTCGTCCGGGAGTTGATCGACAACAGCCTCGACGCGGGCGCCGCCAAGATCACGGTCGAGGTGACGGACAGCGGCCTGGGCGTGATCCGGGTGACGGACGACGGCGAGGGGATGACGAAGGACGACGCCCGACTGGCCTTCCAGCGCCATGCGACGAGCAAGCTGCGGTCGGAGCGGGACCTCTGGGCGATCACGACCCTGGGGTTCCGGGGCGAGGCCCTGCCCAGCATCGCCGCCGTGTCGAACATCAACCTGGTCACGGCCCGCCGGCAGGATTCGATCGGGACCAGGCTCGTCGCGACGGGCGGCGTCGTGACGAAGGTGGAGGAGGCCGCGGCGGCGCCGGGCACCCAGATCGAGGTGGCCGACCTGTTTTACAACACGCCGGCCCGCAAGAAGTTCCTCAAGTCGAAGGCGACCGAGTTCTCCCACATCTGCCAGGCGGTCCAGCAGGCGGCCCTGGCCTGGCCGCTCGTGCACGTGCGCCTCCGGCACAACGGCCAGGACGTGTCGGAATATGCCGCCGCGGCCTCCTGGAAGGACCGGGCGTTGCAGGTCTATGGGGCCGGGGCGCTCAAGCAGTTCCTGGAAATCAGAGGCGAACGGGCGGGAGTCAGGCTCGAAGGCCTCGCCGTTGATCCGAACCAGACGCGCGCGGCGCGGACGCCGCAGGATCTCTTCGTCAACCGGCGGGCGGTCAAAAATCCGACCGTGGCCCACGCAATCTATGACGGCTACGGAGCGGCGCTAGCCAAGGGGCGGCATCCCCGCTACGTCCTTTTTCTGGAGGTAGACCCGGGGCGCGTGGATGTGAACGTGCACCCGGCCAAGCGGGAAGTCCGGTTTGCCGACCAGGACCTGGTCCATCAGGTCGTGCGGCAGGCCGTCCACTCCGCGCTGGGCGGTCCGCAGACGGAGCCGGCCGGGCCGGGGACCGAGCCCGTTTCGTGGGGTGAGACGTCCCGCCGGCCCAGCCCTGCACCGTATCATCAATGGACCGCCGTCGGCGGAGAACAGGCCCGCCTGCACCTCACGCACGGGCAGCCGGAGCCGTCCAAGGATGGAGCGGGGCATGCCGGGACGGCCAGTGAAGCCGCGGTCCCTTATGCGGCCGGACCGTCGGGTGCGTTCGGTTGGGAGGTGGTCCCCCTCGGGCAAATTGCCCGCACGTTCCTGATCGCGCAGGTCGGTCCGGAGTTGCAGGTCATAGACCAGCACACGGCGCACGAGCGGGTGCTGTTCGAGCGGCTTTGGCGGGCCTGGACCAGCCAGACCGTGGCGTCGCAGCCGCTGTTGATTTCCGAGCCCATCGAGCTGCCGCCCGACCGGGCCTCGTTGCTGCAGCGGCATCTGGCCGATCTGGAGAAGCTGGGGCTGGCCATCGAACCCTTCGGGACTTCGGCCTTCGTGATCCGGGCGGTGCCGGCCCTGCTGGGACACCTCGACTACGGCTCCCTCGTGCAGGACCTGCTCGAGGATCTTTCCGAGTGGAGCTCGACCTCCTCGCTCGACGCGCGGGTCCGCCCGGTCCTGGCCTCGCTCGCCTGCCACGGGGCGGTCAGGGCCGGGCGGGGAATGGAGCTGGCGGAGAGCAGGCGGCTGATCGAGGAATGGGTCGGGGAAGGGCTTCCGATGACCTGTCCCCACGGGCGGAGGATTGCGCTGCGCCTGCCGGAAGAGGAATTGGCCCGTATCTTTGGGCGTTAG
- the ybgF gene encoding tol-pal system protein YbgF, giving the protein MNQMQTVRFSHRWILLAAGLAALGPGACAKHADFMEVRDDLRAVTKSQEQDRRRQEELRTRIEALEAKASKLGGKPAAAKEPDGRDEELQRRIGDLSDRVRDLEARLAQLQGTSPAMLAKPETQTKPEPGTDVARQSRPAKVPPLEPKLPLPGTPGLSPTNAYNLAYNDYLTGRYELAIAGFERFLKDFPSTSLAPNAHYWIGESYYNMKEPGRATQAFEKVAQDYPRSEKAASALFKLGLLSAETGDVLKARTYLKRVIEEFSSSNEAKLAKNKLAELK; this is encoded by the coding sequence ATGAATCAGATGCAGACCGTCCGATTCTCCCATCGCTGGATCCTGCTCGCGGCGGGCCTCGCCGCGCTCGGCCCTGGTGCTTGCGCCAAACACGCCGACTTCATGGAGGTGCGGGACGACCTGCGGGCCGTAACCAAGAGCCAGGAGCAGGACCGCAGGCGGCAGGAAGAGCTCCGGACCAGGATCGAGGCGCTCGAGGCGAAGGCGAGCAAGTTGGGGGGCAAGCCCGCCGCGGCCAAGGAGCCGGACGGCAGGGACGAGGAGTTACAGCGGCGAATCGGGGATCTGTCGGACCGGGTCCGGGATCTGGAGGCCCGTCTGGCCCAGCTCCAGGGAACGTCACCGGCGATGCTGGCGAAACCCGAGACGCAGACGAAACCGGAGCCGGGCACCGACGTGGCGCGCCAGTCCAGGCCGGCGAAGGTGCCGCCTCTCGAGCCGAAGCTGCCGCTGCCCGGCACGCCGGGGCTCAGCCCGACCAATGCGTACAACCTGGCTTACAACGACTACCTGACGGGCCGGTACGAGCTGGCCATCGCCGGATTCGAGCGGTTCCTGAAAGATTTTCCGTCCACCTCGCTGGCGCCGAACGCCCACTACTGGATCGGGGAATCGTATTACAACATGAAGGAGCCGGGCCGCGCGACGCAGGCCTTCGAGAAGGTGGCTCAGGACTATCCGCGCAGCGAAAAGGCGGCCTCGGCCCTGTTCAAGCTCGGACTGCTCTCGGCGGAGACCGGGGACGTCCTGAAGGCGCGCACCTATCTCAAGCGCGTGATCGAAGAATTTTCCTCCTCCAACGAAGCCAAGTTGGCCAAGAACAAGCTGGCCGAGTTGAAATGA
- the ybgF gene encoding tol-pal system protein YbgF, giving the protein MGDARMIERGGDLGTSQPGRWVRTGAAGLTTALLLAGCLAQKAELTQMERGLNARIEKLDKREKDLEANIKKAEGDLDRLVHETRAKFLNEIRELKGEDLARISGEIEKESEQIKKLEGRLDDHAARLDQALAKRDADAERRFAAVEKAVADQAAAQTAALKADRERLSGEIGKLVAQMDALGGTIGKMAATVDQRLAEHDKALGEKKAQERQTAQQLTQLGQALKEFKQALTGLADEMDRREKRGNERVNELEASLSKRTDALAVKIEADAKATTAHLAEVNRSVGSVAKTLEAMGGKFVAQAEEQERQLSQVSAHVQSLSQEIEELRAIRSRKGAKPERGHNGPAGRKGDQPHQPAAAPQSHVGGQAEASDAVPAGSASVPVQAPSPDEPGPAKGEAAAPVAGSEAQPGQREVYDRHLQQYKQGNLAGALEGFSEFLQRYPTSDLAPNAQYWVGECYYGQKDFERAIEAFDQVVHRYPASEKVPAALLKKGITYLALKDKKRASSVLRQVVDAYPKSPEANKALDKLAQIKQGR; this is encoded by the coding sequence GGCGGAGCTCACGCAGATGGAGCGGGGCCTCAATGCCAGGATCGAGAAGCTGGACAAGCGGGAGAAGGATCTGGAGGCCAACATCAAGAAGGCCGAGGGGGATCTCGACCGGCTCGTCCATGAGACACGGGCAAAGTTCCTCAACGAGATTCGGGAGCTGAAGGGCGAGGACCTCGCGAGAATCTCCGGCGAGATCGAGAAGGAGTCGGAGCAAATCAAGAAGCTTGAAGGGCGGCTCGACGACCACGCCGCTCGGCTTGATCAGGCGCTTGCCAAGCGGGACGCGGACGCCGAGCGACGGTTTGCGGCGGTCGAGAAGGCGGTGGCTGATCAGGCTGCCGCGCAGACCGCCGCGCTGAAGGCCGATCGAGAGCGCCTCAGCGGAGAGATCGGCAAGCTCGTCGCGCAGATGGACGCGCTGGGTGGCACCATCGGCAAGATGGCCGCGACGGTGGACCAGCGCCTGGCGGAGCACGACAAGGCCCTGGGGGAGAAAAAGGCGCAGGAGCGCCAGACGGCCCAGCAACTGACGCAGTTGGGCCAGGCGCTCAAAGAGTTCAAGCAGGCCTTGACCGGCTTGGCCGACGAGATGGACCGACGGGAGAAGCGGGGCAACGAGCGGGTCAACGAGCTGGAGGCCTCGTTATCCAAACGGACCGATGCGCTGGCGGTCAAGATCGAAGCGGATGCCAAGGCCACCACCGCGCACCTCGCCGAGGTGAATCGCAGCGTCGGCTCGGTGGCCAAGACCCTGGAGGCCATGGGGGGCAAGTTCGTCGCGCAGGCGGAGGAGCAGGAGCGTCAGCTCAGCCAGGTGTCGGCCCATGTCCAGTCGCTCAGCCAGGAGATCGAGGAACTGCGCGCTATCCGGTCCCGCAAGGGCGCAAAGCCGGAGCGCGGCCACAACGGACCGGCCGGGCGGAAGGGGGACCAGCCGCATCAGCCGGCCGCCGCCCCCCAGAGCCATGTGGGGGGCCAAGCGGAAGCCTCGGATGCGGTCCCCGCCGGTTCCGCGTCCGTTCCGGTCCAGGCGCCTTCGCCAGACGAGCCCGGCCCGGCCAAGGGCGAGGCGGCCGCACCGGTCGCCGGGAGCGAAGCCCAGCCCGGCCAGCGGGAGGTCTACGACCGGCATCTCCAACAGTACAAGCAGGGCAACCTGGCCGGCGCGCTAGAAGGCTTCTCGGAGTTCCTGCAGCGGTACCCGACCTCCGACCTGGCTCCCAACGCCCAATACTGGGTCGGGGAGTGCTATTATGGGCAAAAGGACTTCGAGCGGGCGATCGAAGCCTTCGATCAGGTCGTGCACCGCTATCCGGCCAGCGAAAAGGTTCCGGCCGCGCTGCTGAAGAAGGGGATCACCTACCTGGCCCTCAAGGACAAGAAGCGGGCCTCCTCGGTGCTCCGGCAGGTCGTGGACGCTTATCCCAAGAGCCCCGAAGCCAACAAGGCGCTGGACAAGCTGGCGCAGATCAAGCAGGGGCGATGA